The Thermodesulfobacteriota bacterium genome contains the following window.
AAAGCCTTTTTGGTCTCGCACAGTCGATAAAAGAGAAGGGTGTGCTGCAGCCCCTGCTTGTAAGAAAGAAGGGTGAAAATTATGAGCTTATAGCTGGAGAGAGAAGACTTAAGGCTTCAATTCTTGCCGGCCTTAAAGAGGTTCCAGTTATAGTGAGAGATGTCGATGATAAGGAGTCTTTGGAAATAGCTCTCATCGAGAACCTCCAGAGGGAAGATTTGAATCCTATAGAAGTGGCTAAGATTTACAAGAGATTTGTCGATGAACTAGGCTATACCCACGAAGAACTTGCAAAAAGAATAGGCGTTGAAAGGACCTCAGTAACAAACACAATTAGACTTCTCAAACTTCCAGAATGGGTGCAGGAAAAGATAAAAGAAGGTTACCTCTCTTCGGGTCACGGAAGAATCCTTCTGAGTCTAAAGGACGAAAATGAACAGAGAAGATTCGTTGAAAAGATCCTAAAGGAAAAAAGTTCTGTGAGAGACCTCGAAAGGGAAACGAGAAAGCTCACAAAGAAGGATTCGGAATTTATGACCATAGAAGATGATCTTTCAGAATACCTAAAGACAAAGGTCCAGATTACGTACAAAAACAGAAAAGGAAAGATCATCATAGAGTTCTTTAGTAAAGAAGACCTCTTTAGGCTTCTCGAGCTTATTAGGCCCTCTCGTATATGATCCCGTATCTTAGGCCTTTCGTCGAGACTTTTAGATATTCCGACTCGAAAAAGTCCATGATACATTTTAGGGCAAGAGTTCCTGAAAAAATCACGTCTGCCCTGCTTTTCTCGAGGGAAGGAAAATTCTCCTCTATCTCCTTGTAAGTCATTCTTTTCATCGTATCATAGAGTTCTTCTACGTCTTTTTTGGAAACTGTCATTCCGTGGATGAGTTTCTTGTCGAAATAACTTTTCTTTGTGAGTATACCCGCAAGGTTTGTGACAGTACCTCCAACCCCACATAGATCCTTTTTTTCCTTTTTAAGCCTTTCTTTTAAAATCCCACTAAGGTATTTTTCTGCATAAATCAGCATAGATTCATCCGGGGGATCGGTTTTAAAGAACACCTCCTTTAACTTCACAACACCAAAAGGAAAAGAGAAAAACCTCTCCATCTTTTTATTCTTTCCGTAAATCACTTCTGTACTCCCACCGCCCAGATCAAGGATGATCTCGTCTTTATATTCCAATTCCTCATCCATAACCACCGATAAGAAGCTATAAAAAGCCTCCTTTTTTTCGCTTAAAATCTCGGGTTCTATCCCTATTTTGTCCTTCACTCGTTTCAGAAATACATCTCTATTTTTCGCTTCCCTTAGCACCGCTGTTCCGAAAATGAATCTTTTTTCTACACCCTCTCTAGCTAAAAGCTCGTTGTATTTCTCAAGTACCAAGAGTGTCCGCAAAATAGCCTCATCTTTTAAGATGCCAGAACTAGTTAAGTTTTCTCCAAGCCTAGGGACTTCCGAGATATCCAGTATCTCTTTAAAGAAGGAAGACTCCTTTTCGAGAATCAGAAGGAGGACTGAATTTGTACCAATGTCAATGGAACCATATTTCATTTCTTACTTTAATTGGAATTTCTTTCAAACTGGTCTCTGAAGGTCTCTTTAAACTTTTTTATGATTCTATTCTCTAACTGTCTTACCCTCTCCCTCGAAATATTGAACCGTTCTCCTATTTCCTGGAGAGTGAGAGGTTCTTCCGCTAAAATTCTCTGTTCAAAAATGAATCTTTCTTTCTCGCTCAGTTTACTTTTAAAATCCTCAACCTTTCTCTGAAATATCTCCTTTTCCTCTTTCTCCGAGACCTTTTCTTCTATATTGTCCTCCACTCCCATAAAGTCCATTAATGTGTCGGTTCCGTCTTCGTTGATCGGCGTCTCAAGGGATATGTCAGCTGCGGAAAGTCTTTTTTCCATATCCTCAATCTCTTCCTCTTTTACATCGAGTGTGCTTGCAAGAAGCTTCGGTGCAGGAAAGATACCTAAGGCCTCGAGCCTTTGTCTTTCCTTATTTAGCTTGTAAAAGAGCTTTCTCTGGCTCTGGGTAGTGCCAATCTTCACGAGGCTCCAAGTTTCCATTATGTACTTTAATATGTATGCTCTAATCCAATAAGACGCGTAAGTTGAGAATTTGGTTCCCTTATACGGATTATACTTTTTGACCGCATGCAGAAGACCTACGTTTCCCTCTTGTATGAGATCAAGGATATTCTGATATACCGTGTAGTATTCGAGGGCTATTTTTATCACAAGCCTAAGGTTCGAAATCACAAGCTTTTGAGCAGCCTCTTTATCCTTATACTTGTAAACCCTCTCTGCAAGCTTAAACTCCTCTTCCTTCGATAAAACCGGGTACTTTGAGATTTCATGTAAGTACTTCTTTAAAGGATCGAATGGTATGGGTAAGCTCTCTTCCTCTCTTTTTTCCCCACCTTCGATATCTTCAATCTCTTGCGTCGTTAATTCATCGAACATTTCTGAAATACTCTCCCCTTTCTTTAATTAGTTCTGCAACTATACTTACGGCAACTTCTTGCGGTGTTTCAGAGTTTATCTCGATACCGATAGGTGCGTGGACTCTTTTTAGGAGTGCCTCATCGTAGCCTTTGGCTCTTAAGTACTCAAAAACTGCTCTTACTTTCCTTTTCGAACCTATCATTCCCACATAGCGGAACGGTCTTTTTAACACTTCCTCCAGACATAAGGTGTCTGACTTGTGGCCCCTCGTTACTATTACTACGTACTCTTCGCCTGTAAAACTCAGGAGATCAAAAGACTCTTCGAAGGGAACTGCGTAGACGGCCTCCGCATCAGGAAAATTCTCCTTTTTTGCAAATTCCCCGGAGTCGTCTATCACTATTACTGAAAAATCGACAAGGCTTGCAATTTTGACCAAGTATTTCGACACATGTCCCGCGCCAAATACGTATAACTGGGATCTCACCTGAAGGGGGATGATGAAGCTCGAAATATCTACTTCAATAGGCTTTTTTGCATTTATATTTTTTTCTAGAAGTACTCTTTCCGCCTCGCTTAAGGCATCACCAACTAGTCTTCCGTCCGACGTAAAAAGGGATTTTGAGTAGTTTGGCTTCAATTTTACATAAAATACTCCTTTTTTTCTTTCGGTGAGCAGTTTTTTTGCTTCCTCGTAGATCCCAAGATGGCCAAGAAGTACTGGCTCTATAAGAACATCCACATTACCGCCACAGAGCATACCTTCGTCCTCGACAGATTTTGCGTCCAACCTGTATCCAAAAAGATCGGGTTTCTTCTCCATAAATACCGATTCCGATCTTATCTTCACTTCTCTTTCTAAACTTCCACCCCCAATAGTCCCGAATGTAGTTCCGTCCTCTCCAAGAAACATGGTAGCTCCCTCTCCTCTGGGAGACGAACCGATCCTCTTTACTATTGTAGCCAGTAAACCCGATCTTTCAGTTCTCAGATATTCAACTATCCCTTTATAAACTTCAAGTGACATCTTCTTTTCCCCTTATATCAGGCAAAAAATGGAGTATCGCCTCGAGCACTCCACCACCAATCGCCCTTGCCTTATCGGAAATCGTATTAAGATATCGGGCATCCATCCTGGGATCAATATCTCCAATCTTTTCGTTTTCCGAAACCTCTATCTCCCTAATGAGACCTCTTAGGATCCCATCTATCTCTGAAAAGACAGGTGTTTTATCAACATACATGACAATCTCACCTTTCTTTATCCGATCTCCGATTTTCTTTACATGCTTTACAACACCGCTGCATGGTGCCCTAAGAACTCTTTCTGTGGTATAACCCAAAACAGGTGACGGAACTTTTGTGTGAGGTTCGGCTTCCCCGTTATAGATAACCTTCCCTAAAAAGTGACCTCTTTGGCTTTCTATAACCGCATGACAGTTTTCTGGAGCTCTAAACCCGGGCCCAATACCAATAACGATTGGTTCATCCTTTATCTTTCCTTCCGTATATTTTTTAATCATTCTCGCATCGACAACAACATGGGGATTCAAACTTGCAATGGAGCTAGAAGACGGATCTACTATGACTCCGATCATCCCCTGATCCCAAACCTTTTGCACTTCTTCAATGGATCTTAAAAAGAGAGCTTTAACTCCCTCTACCTCCCATTGCCCTTCATATATTGCTTCACAAAATGAAACCGTCCTCCGAATGCATAAAGGGTTTGGAAGCTCGGTCATAAGGATCTTCTTTATCCCAGCCATAAAGAGCCTGTGGGCTATTCCAGAAGCCATCTCTCCTGCACCTTTTATTACGACCTTTAGCTCTCTGTAATCGATAGGCCCCATCACATTCCCTTTCCGAAATAACATATTGGATAGTGGCACGATTCACAGTTATAGCATAATCCACCATACGATAAAGACGCGATATCCTTCTTATCCAATTTTTCAAATCTTTCCCCTGCAAGAATCCGCGCAAAAATGATGTCGAAGGCAGTATTTTTGTTATAATAGATGCAAGCAGGAGCACCTAGTATGTATCTTTCTCCGTAAGAAGCTAAAAGGAACATGGCTCCAGGAAAGATGGGCGTACCATAAAACAGTATTTTTGCTCCCGAAGCTTCAATTGCCTCTTTCGTCACATCATCCGGATCAACAGAGAGACCTCCTGTTGTAACAACGATTTCTGCACCTTTATCAAAAAGTTCAACTATAGACCCCTTTATCAATGCCACATTATCGGGAACCACCCTTTTTTCTAAAATCTCGCACCCCATTTTTTTTATCTTCTCTTCCACAACCGGTGATCCGTCTTCCACCCTGCCTAAAAAGATTTCAGATCCTGTCACTACCAACCCCACTTTGGCCTTTACGAAAGGCTGAATCCTCATTACCCCTTTCTTTCCCATCCTTTCTACCTGTTTTAGACTCTTCTCATCTATGTAGAGCGGGACAATTCTTGTTGCGGCAATGACGTCATTTCTTTTGACAGGGTGTCTATTGGGCAATGTGGTAAAAAGTACACCTTCTACGAGATTAATCCTAAGAAGCATCCTTTTATCTACGTAGAAGAGGCCATCTATTTTGCTCCTTATGGAGACCCTCCCTTCCTTTGGAGGGTCGTAATCCATATGTTCGTTTATCATAGCCTTCGCTATGCGGACTGCAGCCTCATCTTCGTGGATTCCTTCTTCTTTTCCGTCAAAGACGTACACGTAAGTTTTTCCTAGATCGAGAAGCTTTTTTACGTCATTTTTTTCGATTCTCTGTCCTTTTCGGAATGCAACGTCTTTTTTTTTGCCAGGTATTATCTCAGTTATGTCGTGGGCAAGGATCATCCCGACTGCTTCATCAACTCTAACCTTTCTCAAGTTTTACCTCCATTTTTTCAATCTTTCCGAGATCCTCAGGGGTGTCGATGTCGGTAAGAACTCCTTCGTCTGCGGATATATATACAACATTTTCTCTTTCTCTTTCTATGACGTACCTAAGCCCCACATCCCCTCTCACATCGGAAATCCTTTTTAGATACCATCCCGGTCCTATAAGGATCGGATGTCCTCTTTTTCCTTCATAGACCGGAATGACTATGTGCGGTGTCTTTTTTGAAGAGACTTTTTTCATGTACTTTATAAGGTCCGGCCTCACTAAGGGTTTGTCCGCAAGATGGATGAATGTTTCGTCTTCGTCTCCAATGTATGAGATGCCGATGCGGATGGAAGAAGATATACCTTCATAATAATTCGGGTTATTTATAATCACTACCGGGTAAGGCTTAAGAACTCTTGCAACTTTTTCGCTTTCGTGTCCTACAACGATTAGGATCTCGTCTACGCACTGAGAAACCAAAAACGGCCTAAGCGCCAATTCAACGATTGTCGCTTGGCCTACCCTTTGGACGAGTTTTTGTGATCCAAACCTCTTTGAGAGACCAGCGGCAAGGATAATCGCAAAAAAACGTTTTTTCATGAAGGGATCTCTTAGAAAACTTCCGCAGAAAAGACATATATATTTGCCTTATCCGACTTCCAAGCGTCTTTCGGCAATCCCGCTTTATAACACGTATGCTCCAAAAATTCGGTTCTGTCCCAACCGTATTCAAGAGCCACCTGAGGTAGAAGGAGACCTGATGCTCCTTGCATCTCAATATAAAGCCCGTGTTTTCCAACCTCAATCTCTTCTATGGTTTTTATTTTTCTCATCGGACTCAGAACAGAAATTTCGAGCTCGATATCTTTCCACTCTTCCTTGGAGAGAGGTGGAAATCTCGGATCATGAAATGCCGCCTCAACTGCCACTTCTTCCACCGTTTTGTGAAGTGGAAGATATCCCCTTATGTATCCTATACAGCCTCGAAGTTCACCTCCTTTTTTCAAGGTCACAAAAGCCCCTCTTTTTTCCGTTAGAGATTCGGGTATGTTTATCTCTTTGGTGCTTT
Protein-coding sequences here:
- the yqeB gene encoding selenium-dependent molybdenum cofactor biosynthesis protein YqeB produces the protein MGPIDYRELKVVIKGAGEMASGIAHRLFMAGIKKILMTELPNPLCIRRTVSFCEAIYEGQWEVEGVKALFLRSIEEVQKVWDQGMIGVIVDPSSSSIASLNPHVVVDARMIKKYTEGKIKDEPIVIGIGPGFRAPENCHAVIESQRGHFLGKVIYNGEAEPHTKVPSPVLGYTTERVLRAPCSGVVKHVKKIGDRIKKGEIVMYVDKTPVFSEIDGILRGLIREIEVSENEKIGDIDPRMDARYLNTISDKARAIGGGVLEAILHFLPDIRGKEDVT
- the amrA gene encoding AmmeMemoRadiSam system protein A yields the protein MAERKLTDEERKILKEIARSAIERKLFGKSTKEINIPESLTEKRGAFVTLKKGGELRGCIGYIRGYLPLHKTVEEVAVEAAFHDPRFPPLSKEEWKDIELEISVLSPMRKIKTIEEIEVGKHGLYIEMQGASGLLLPQVALEYGWDRTEFLEHTCYKAGLPKDAWKSDKANIYVFSAEVF
- a CDS encoding RNA polymerase factor sigma-32 translates to MFDELTTQEIEDIEGGEKREEESLPIPFDPLKKYLHEISKYPVLSKEEEFKLAERVYKYKDKEAAQKLVISNLRLVIKIALEYYTVYQNILDLIQEGNVGLLHAVKKYNPYKGTKFSTYASYWIRAYILKYIMETWSLVKIGTTQSQRKLFYKLNKERQRLEALGIFPAPKLLASTLDVKEEEIEDMEKRLSAADISLETPINEDGTDTLMDFMGVEDNIEEKVSEKEEKEIFQRKVEDFKSKLSEKERFIFEQRILAEEPLTLQEIGERFNISRERVRQLENRIIKKFKETFRDQFERNSN
- a CDS encoding ParB/RepB/Spo0J family partition protein, with translation MQRKDPLGRGLRAILKDIDEKSTVLLVAVEKILPNPNQPRTSIDEESLFGLAQSIKEKGVLQPLLVRKKGENYELIAGERRLKASILAGLKEVPVIVRDVDDKESLEIALIENLQREDLNPIEVAKIYKRFVDELGYTHEELAKRIGVERTSVTNTIRLLKLPEWVQEKIKEGYLSSGHGRILLSLKDENEQRRFVEKILKEKSSVRDLERETRKLTKKDSEFMTIEDDLSEYLKTKVQITYKNRKGKIIIEFFSKEDLFRLLELIRPSRI
- a CDS encoding XdhC family protein, which codes for MSLEVYKGIVEYLRTERSGLLATIVKRIGSSPRGEGATMFLGEDGTTFGTIGGGSLEREVKIRSESVFMEKKPDLFGYRLDAKSVEDEGMLCGGNVDVLIEPVLLGHLGIYEEAKKLLTERKKGVFYVKLKPNYSKSLFTSDGRLVGDALSEAERVLLEKNINAKKPIEVDISSFIIPLQVRSQLYVFGAGHVSKYLVKIASLVDFSVIVIDDSGEFAKKENFPDAEAVYAVPFEESFDLLSFTGEEYVVIVTRGHKSDTLCLEEVLKRPFRYVGMIGSKRKVRAVFEYLRAKGYDEALLKRVHAPIGIEINSETPQEVAVSIVAELIKERGEYFRNVR
- a CDS encoding Ppx/GppA family phosphatase, which translates into the protein MKYGSIDIGTNSVLLLILEKESSFFKEILDISEVPRLGENLTSSGILKDEAILRTLLVLEKYNELLAREGVEKRFIFGTAVLREAKNRDVFLKRVKDKIGIEPEILSEKKEAFYSFLSVVMDEELEYKDEIILDLGGGSTEVIYGKNKKMERFFSFPFGVVKLKEVFFKTDPPDESMLIYAEKYLSGILKERLKKEKKDLCGVGGTVTNLAGILTKKSYFDKKLIHGMTVSKKDVEELYDTMKRMTYKEIEENFPSLEKSRADVIFSGTLALKCIMDFFESEYLKVSTKGLRYGIIYERA
- a CDS encoding nucleotidyltransferase family protein, producing MKKRFFAIILAAGLSKRFGSQKLVQRVGQATIVELALRPFLVSQCVDEILIVVGHESEKVARVLKPYPVVIINNPNYYEGISSSIRIGISYIGDEDETFIHLADKPLVRPDLIKYMKKVSSKKTPHIVIPVYEGKRGHPILIGPGWYLKRISDVRGDVGLRYVIERERENVVYISADEGVLTDIDTPEDLGKIEKMEVKLEKG
- a CDS encoding molybdopterin-binding protein; translated protein: MRKVRVDEAVGMILAHDITEIIPGKKKDVAFRKGQRIEKNDVKKLLDLGKTYVYVFDGKEEGIHEDEAAVRIAKAMINEHMDYDPPKEGRVSIRSKIDGLFYVDKRMLLRINLVEGVLFTTLPNRHPVKRNDVIAATRIVPLYIDEKSLKQVERMGKKGVMRIQPFVKAKVGLVVTGSEIFLGRVEDGSPVVEEKIKKMGCEILEKRVVPDNVALIKGSIVELFDKGAEIVVTTGGLSVDPDDVTKEAIEASGAKILFYGTPIFPGAMFLLASYGERYILGAPACIYYNKNTAFDIIFARILAGERFEKLDKKDIASLSYGGLCYNCESCHYPICYFGKGM